One Clostridiisalibacter paucivorans DSM 22131 DNA window includes the following coding sequences:
- a CDS encoding phage portal protein, whose amino-acid sequence MGILKGIFKARDKPKDALGGSRYSFFFGSTSAGKPVNEQTAMQMTAVYSCVRILSETLAGLPLHVYKYNDSGGKEKNLKHPLYKLLHDEPNPEMTSFAFRETLMSHLLLWGNAYAQIIRNARGEVISLYPLMPNKMTVDRDSSGRLFYLYQRGSEDVPSLGKDNQVYLSPSDVLHIPGLGFDGLVGYSPIAMAKNAVGLAIATEEYGAKFFANGASPGGVLEHPGTIKDPQKIKESWNAAYQGSGNAHRVAVLEEGMKYQPIGISPEQAQFLETRKFQINEIARIFRVPPHMLADLEKSSFSNIEQQSLEFVKYTLDPWVVRWEQSMCRALLMESEKPNVFIKFNVDSLLRGDYVSRMSGYATARQNGWMSANDIRELENLDRIPEELGGDLYLINGAMTKLQDAGAFANIKEKEDPK is encoded by the coding sequence GTGGGAATACTAAAAGGAATATTCAAGGCTCGAGACAAGCCTAAAGACGCTCTTGGTGGTAGCCGGTACAGCTTCTTTTTTGGAAGTACCAGTGCTGGTAAACCAGTTAATGAGCAAACCGCCATGCAAATGACCGCAGTGTACAGTTGTGTGAGGATATTATCCGAGACGCTAGCAGGGCTTCCACTTCATGTTTACAAATACAATGATTCAGGTGGCAAGGAGAAAAACCTAAAACACCCGCTTTACAAATTACTTCATGATGAACCAAACCCTGAGATGACTTCTTTTGCCTTTAGAGAAACACTGATGAGTCATCTTTTGTTATGGGGAAATGCCTATGCTCAGATTATTAGAAATGCACGTGGTGAAGTGATTTCTCTCTACCCACTGATGCCAAATAAAATGACTGTCGATCGCGATTCAAGTGGTCGGCTTTTCTATTTGTATCAGCGTGGCAGTGAAGATGTCCCTTCTCTTGGCAAAGATAATCAAGTCTACCTTTCACCGTCAGATGTCCTTCATATTCCAGGACTTGGCTTTGATGGACTGGTAGGCTATTCACCTATTGCTATGGCTAAAAATGCTGTGGGACTTGCTATTGCCACAGAGGAATATGGAGCTAAGTTCTTTGCTAATGGGGCTTCACCTGGAGGTGTTCTAGAACATCCCGGTACCATCAAGGACCCTCAGAAGATAAAAGAGTCTTGGAACGCTGCCTACCAAGGAAGTGGCAATGCCCACCGGGTTGCTGTACTGGAAGAAGGGATGAAGTATCAGCCTATAGGTATTTCTCCTGAACAGGCTCAGTTCCTTGAAACCAGAAAGTTTCAGATCAATGAGATTGCTCGTATCTTTAGGGTCCCACCCCATATGCTTGCTGATCTTGAGAAATCATCCTTTAGTAACATCGAGCAGCAATCACTTGAGTTTGTAAAATACACCCTCGATCCCTGGGTGGTTCGCTGGGAGCAGTCCATGTGCAGGGCACTTCTCATGGAAAGCGAAAAGCCCAATGTATTTATCAAGTTCAATGTGGACAGCCTGCTACGTGGTGACTATGTAAGCCGTATGAGTGGCTATGCCACTGCAAGACAGAATGGTTGGATGAGTGCTAATGATATTAGAGAGCTTGAAAATCTGGATAGGATTCCAGAAGAATTAGGTGGTGATCTTTATCTTATTAACGGTGCCATGACAAAGCTACAGGACGCAGGCGCGTTCGCAAATATCAAAGAAAAGGAGGATCCTAAATGA
- a CDS encoding terminase TerL endonuclease subunit, translated as MADYAVGFIECLSHTKGTWAGKPFELIDWQERIIRDLFGTLKPDGYRQFNTAYVEIPKKMGKSELAAAVALLLTCGDNEERAEVYGCAADRNQASIVFNVAADMVRMCPALSKRVKILDSQKRLIYQPTGSIYQVLSADVGNKHGFNTHGVVFDELHTQPNRKLFDVMTKGSGDARMQPLYFLITTAGDNQNSICWEVHQKALDFMNGRKTDPTFYPVIYGADLEDDWSDPKVWKKANPSLGITVSMDKVKAAYESARQNPAEENSFRQLRLNQWVKQAIRWMPMDKWDACAFPVNPESLKGRVCYGGLDLSSSTDITAFVLVFPPEDEDDKYVVLPYFWIPEDSIDLRVRRDHVNYDVWEKQGFLLTTEGNVVHYGFIEAFIEDLGMKYNIREIAFDRWGAVQMTQNLENLGFTVVPFGQGFKDMSPPTKELMKLTLEEKIAHGGHPVLRWMIDNIFIRTDPAGNIKADKEKSTEKIDGAVATIMALDRAIRCGGESGNSVYDDRGLLFF; from the coding sequence ATGGCGGACTATGCAGTAGGTTTTATCGAATGCCTCTCTCACACCAAAGGAACCTGGGCAGGAAAGCCTTTTGAACTGATAGATTGGCAAGAGAGAATAATCCGGGATCTCTTTGGCACCTTAAAACCTGATGGCTATCGTCAGTTTAATACTGCTTATGTGGAAATACCAAAGAAGATGGGAAAAAGTGAGCTTGCGGCGGCTGTTGCCCTGCTACTCACTTGTGGTGATAACGAAGAACGTGCAGAGGTTTATGGCTGCGCTGCCGATCGTAATCAGGCTTCCATTGTATTTAATGTAGCAGCAGATATGGTACGTATGTGCCCAGCCTTATCCAAGCGAGTAAAGATTCTGGACTCACAGAAAAGACTTATTTACCAACCCACTGGAAGTATTTATCAAGTACTCTCTGCTGATGTTGGAAATAAACATGGTTTTAATACTCATGGTGTTGTATTTGATGAGCTACACACCCAGCCAAATAGAAAGCTTTTTGATGTTATGACCAAAGGAAGTGGTGATGCCAGGATGCAGCCACTATATTTTTTAATCACCACTGCAGGGGATAATCAAAACAGTATCTGCTGGGAAGTCCATCAAAAGGCTCTTGATTTTATGAATGGTAGAAAAACCGATCCTACCTTTTATCCAGTGATTTATGGCGCTGACTTGGAAGATGACTGGTCAGATCCAAAGGTATGGAAGAAAGCAAATCCATCCCTTGGTATCACTGTCAGTATGGACAAAGTAAAAGCGGCTTATGAGTCCGCAAGACAAAATCCTGCTGAAGAAAATAGTTTCAGGCAACTTAGATTAAATCAGTGGGTTAAGCAAGCCATTCGCTGGATGCCTATGGATAAATGGGATGCTTGTGCTTTTCCAGTTAATCCTGAATCACTTAAAGGTCGGGTCTGTTATGGAGGACTGGACCTTTCGTCTTCCACAGATATAACAGCTTTTGTACTAGTCTTTCCACCAGAAGATGAAGATGATAAGTATGTAGTCCTTCCTTACTTCTGGATACCAGAGGATAGCATTGACCTACGAGTTAGACGGGATCATGTGAATTATGATGTATGGGAAAAACAAGGATTCCTTCTAACCACCGAAGGCAATGTGGTCCACTATGGATTTATTGAAGCTTTTATCGAAGACCTGGGAATGAAATATAACATCAGGGAGATTGCCTTTGACCGCTGGGGAGCAGTGCAGATGACACAGAACTTAGAGAATTTAGGTTTTACTGTTGTTCCTTTTGGTCAGGGTTTTAAAGACATGTCTCCACCTACAAAGGAATTGATGAAACTCACACTAGAAGAAAAAATAGCTCATGGCGGTCATCCTGTTCTCAGGTGGATGATAGACAATATTTTCATTAGGACTGATCCGGCTGGGAATATAAAAGCAGACAAAGAAAAATCCACAGAGAAGATTGATGGCGCTGTAGCAACCATCATGGCTCTAGACCGAGCAATCCGCTGTGGAGGAGAATCTGGTAATTCTGTTTATGATGATCGTGGACTATTATTCTTCTAA
- a CDS encoding DUF4314 domain-containing protein: protein MKPISKEKLAHLRKQYPAGARVELLWMDDAQAPPVGTKGTVWGVGDIGSIMVQWDNGSNLSVVYGVDSCKVIEERSEEAF, encoded by the coding sequence GTGAAACCGATAAGTAAAGAAAAACTGGCTCACCTGCGCAAGCAGTATCCCGCTGGCGCCAGGGTCGAGCTTCTTTGGATGGATGATGCGCAAGCACCACCTGTGGGCACAAAAGGCACCGTGTGGGGCGTGGGTGACATAGGATCCATAATGGTTCAATGGGACAATGGCAGTAACCTCAGTGTGGTTTATGGTGTTGATTCCTGCAAAGTAATCGAAGAAAGATCTGAGGAGGCATTCTAA
- a CDS encoding site-specific DNA-methyltransferase, translated as MKIEKLKTKNLIPADYNPRKDLKPGDAEYEKLKRSIEEFGYVEPVIWNKTTGRVVGGHQRLKVLLDLGMDEVECVVIEMDEEKEKALNIALNKISGDWDKDKLALLIADLQGADFDVSLTGFDPSELDDLFKDSLKDGIHDDEFDVDAELEKPAMTKLGDVWKLGPHRLTCGDSTKAETFMILMDGKQANLVVTDPPYNVNYEGSAGKIKNDNMGDSAFYDFLLAAFANTEAVMAQDSSIYVFHADTEGLNFRKAFSDAGFYLSGTCIWKKQSLVLGRSPYQWQHEPVLFGWKKKGKHKWYADRKQTTIWEFEKPKKNGSHPTMKPVALVAHPILNSSLSNCIVLDPFGGSGSTLIACEQTQRICHTIELDEKFCDVIVERFISSVESADEVYLIRDGKEYRYSDLLENK; from the coding sequence ATGAAGATCGAAAAATTGAAGACTAAAAACCTCATCCCCGCTGACTATAATCCACGTAAGGACTTAAAGCCTGGGGATGCAGAATACGAAAAGCTAAAGCGCTCCATTGAAGAGTTTGGCTATGTCGAACCTGTTATCTGGAATAAGACTACTGGAAGAGTTGTAGGTGGCCACCAGAGATTAAAAGTGCTCCTTGATTTGGGAATGGATGAAGTTGAGTGCGTAGTTATTGAAATGGATGAAGAAAAAGAAAAGGCTCTCAACATTGCTCTTAATAAAATCAGCGGTGATTGGGATAAGGATAAACTGGCCCTACTTATTGCTGACCTGCAGGGTGCAGACTTTGATGTTTCCCTTACAGGTTTTGATCCCTCTGAGCTGGATGATCTATTTAAAGATTCCTTGAAGGATGGCATTCATGATGATGAATTTGATGTGGATGCCGAGCTTGAAAAACCAGCTATGACAAAACTTGGTGACGTTTGGAAGCTCGGACCCCATAGACTTACTTGCGGTGACTCTACCAAGGCTGAAACCTTCATGATCCTTATGGATGGAAAGCAAGCAAATTTGGTGGTGACAGACCCCCCTTACAATGTGAACTACGAAGGGTCTGCTGGAAAAATTAAAAATGATAACATGGGCGATTCTGCTTTCTACGATTTCCTACTGGCTGCCTTTGCTAATACGGAAGCTGTGATGGCCCAGGATTCCTCTATCTATGTTTTTCACGCAGATACAGAGGGGCTTAACTTTAGAAAAGCCTTTTCAGATGCTGGTTTTTATCTATCAGGCACCTGCATCTGGAAAAAGCAATCTCTAGTTCTTGGTAGGTCTCCTTACCAGTGGCAACATGAACCGGTGCTCTTTGGCTGGAAGAAAAAAGGCAAGCATAAGTGGTATGCTGATAGAAAGCAAACGACTATATGGGAATTTGAAAAACCTAAGAAGAATGGATCTCATCCAACAATGAAGCCTGTGGCGCTTGTGGCTCATCCAATTCTTAATTCAAGTCTTAGTAACTGCATCGTCCTGGATCCCTTTGGCGGTTCAGGTAGTACGCTTATTGCCTGTGAACAAACCCAGAGAATTTGTCACACCATTGAGCTTGATGAGAAGTTCTGCGATGTAATTGTTGAAAGGTTTATTTCGAGTGTTGAATCAGCAGATGAAGTTTACCTTATTCGTGATGGAAAAGAATACCGATATAGTGACCTCCTAGAAAATAAATAA
- the metK gene encoding methionine adenosyltransferase — MSKNYKTAESVCKGHPDKLCDLIADSILDACLRKDKASRVACEVMATKGKIIVAGEITCSEKINIRLIVKNVLRKVGYNPRKFRVSVFVHHQSVDIASGVDTALEVRNGIIDPYGSIGAGDQGTVYGYATNETREKLPLPLLLSHRIVKRIDECREGKIIKGILPDGKAQVTIEYNGDKPICIKTVVVSVQHYKDKTMEKLESDILNNVLWQCFEDFPLDDDTEILINPSGRFVEGGPAADTGLTGRKIMVDTYGGLASHGGGALCGKDPTKVDRSGAYMARYIAKNIVWSGLADKCEVALSYAIGKANPVAVSVNSFGTGIISDEHLCEVVLETFNLRPAAIIEKLRLRNAIYSDTATYGHFNSCLFPWENVDFNLNLRKAAERYEDRKIED; from the coding sequence ATGAGTAAAAATTATAAAACTGCAGAAAGTGTATGTAAGGGACATCCTGATAAGCTTTGTGATTTAATTGCAGACAGTATTTTAGACGCATGCCTTCGAAAAGATAAGGCCTCAAGAGTAGCCTGTGAAGTTATGGCTACTAAGGGTAAGATTATCGTGGCGGGCGAGATCACCTGCAGCGAAAAAATAAATATTCGTCTCATTGTAAAAAATGTACTTCGTAAAGTTGGATATAACCCAAGGAAATTTAGAGTATCTGTGTTTGTACATCATCAAAGTGTAGATATTGCTTCTGGCGTGGATACGGCTCTTGAAGTAAGAAATGGAATTATAGACCCATATGGTTCTATCGGTGCTGGCGATCAAGGCACTGTTTATGGTTATGCAACAAATGAAACAAGAGAAAAGCTGCCTTTGCCACTACTTCTTTCTCATAGAATTGTTAAGCGCATTGATGAATGTCGCGAAGGTAAAATCATCAAGGGGATTCTGCCAGATGGAAAGGCTCAAGTCACTATTGAGTACAATGGCGATAAACCTATTTGCATTAAAACAGTTGTGGTATCTGTTCAGCATTACAAGGATAAAACAATGGAGAAACTAGAATCAGATATCTTAAACAATGTTCTCTGGCAGTGTTTTGAAGATTTCCCGCTGGATGATGATACGGAAATTCTCATCAATCCGTCAGGACGATTTGTGGAAGGTGGCCCTGCTGCTGATACAGGACTTACAGGAAGAAAGATCATGGTTGATACCTATGGTGGGTTAGCTTCTCATGGTGGAGGCGCACTTTGTGGAAAGGATCCAACCAAGGTAGATAGGAGCGGCGCCTATATGGCCAGATACATTGCAAAGAATATTGTTTGGAGCGGGCTTGCTGATAAATGTGAGGTCGCTCTTTCTTATGCCATCGGAAAAGCAAATCCAGTGGCAGTCAGTGTTAACTCTTTTGGAACTGGAATAATCAGTGATGAGCATTTATGTGAGGTTGTTCTAGAAACCTTTAATCTACGTCCAGCGGCCATTATCGAAAAGCTGCGACTTAGAAATGCAATTTACTCCGATACAGCAACCTATGGACATTTTAATTCCTGTCTATTCCCCTGGGAGAATGTAGACTTTAACTTGAATTTAAGAAAGGCGGCGGAAAGATATGAAGATCGAAAAATTGAAGACTAA
- a CDS encoding P27 family phage terminase small subunit: protein MAKDGTNRGGPRIGAGAKKKPLADKISEGNLGGRKLTVMEFSNTADLEGQEMPKPNKMLEAIQKDGKALVAGEIYKTTWKWLDKRGCSALVSPQLLERYAMSVARWIQCEEAITEYGFLAKHPTTGNAIQSPYVSIGQNYMNQTNRLWLEIFQIVKENSTGDYKGANPQDDVMEKLLSARRGK, encoded by the coding sequence TTGGCAAAAGATGGTACAAATAGAGGCGGCCCTCGTATTGGTGCAGGGGCAAAAAAGAAGCCGCTAGCTGATAAAATATCTGAAGGTAACCTGGGCGGTAGGAAACTCACCGTTATGGAGTTTTCAAATACTGCAGATCTTGAAGGACAAGAAATGCCAAAACCAAATAAAATGCTTGAAGCTATACAAAAAGATGGTAAAGCTCTGGTCGCAGGTGAAATTTATAAAACAACATGGAAGTGGCTTGATAAGCGTGGGTGTTCTGCCCTAGTTTCTCCCCAGCTCTTAGAGCGATATGCTATGAGTGTTGCCCGTTGGATTCAGTGTGAAGAAGCTATAACGGAGTATGGATTTCTTGCCAAGCACCCTACTACTGGAAATGCTATTCAAAGTCCTTACGTTTCTATAGGTCAAAACTACATGAACCAGACCAATCGTTTGTGGCTTGAGATATTTCAGATTGTAAAAGAAAACTCTACTGGTGATTACAAAGGAGCAAATCCCCAAGATGATGTGATGGAAAAACTTCTTTCTGCTCGAAGGGGAAAATAA
- a CDS encoding HNH endonuclease: MKRYNQYQRDPKSNKRYGRAWKRIRDRYIKAHPLCEECEKNGRIKAAEEVHHILPLSKGGGNETSNLMALCKSCHSKITAESGDRWGR, from the coding sequence ATGAAGCGTTACAACCAGTACCAACGAGATCCTAAGTCCAATAAAAGATACGGCAGGGCCTGGAAACGAATAAGAGACCGCTATATCAAAGCTCATCCTCTTTGTGAGGAGTGTGAAAAGAACGGAAGGATTAAAGCTGCAGAAGAAGTCCACCACATCCTCCCTTTATCAAAAGGTGGTGGCAATGAAACCAGTAACCTGATGGCCCTTTGTAAGTCTTGCCACTCAAAGATCACTGCTGAGAGTGGCGACCGGTGGGGGAGGTAA
- a CDS encoding DUF1492 domain-containing protein, with translation MKIKEYLHQAYRLDKRIQSNIEEMESLREMATSVSSPSWDERVQTSRCEEAKFVRCVERIMDLERRINAEVDNLIALKEQIRFVINEVSNTDGRMVLRYRYVHNFTWEQIGDALDADRTTVYRWHNAALKHAVLPDVPIKI, from the coding sequence ATGAAAATAAAAGAATACCTGCATCAGGCCTATAGGCTAGATAAAAGAATCCAATCAAACATTGAGGAAATGGAAAGTTTAAGAGAAATGGCAACAAGTGTATCCTCACCTAGTTGGGATGAAAGAGTTCAAACTTCAAGATGCGAAGAAGCAAAATTTGTAAGGTGCGTGGAAAGAATCATGGATTTGGAAAGAAGGATCAATGCGGAAGTAGATAATCTTATAGCCCTAAAAGAACAGATTAGATTTGTCATCAATGAAGTGTCTAATACTGATGGACGCATGGTTCTACGCTACCGCTACGTTCATAACTTTACCTGGGAGCAAATAGGCGATGCACTTGATGCTGACAGGACAACGGTTTATAGGTGGCACAATGCAGCCCTTAAACATGCAGTGCTTCCAGATGTCCCAATTAAAATATAA